One region of Glycine max cultivar Williams 82 chromosome 9, Glycine_max_v4.0, whole genome shotgun sequence genomic DNA includes:
- the LOC100809254 gene encoding protein CHUP1, chloroplastic isoform X1, with protein sequence MKQESPASPLPSSLPQPSPTMTTTKNVIKLQNSLTPSRLRLPSKYREPPKTPPEVVVNNVVVSTPSRRAKSVTPELKHNSRIKRGLVLNKAKPNEEVVGTTQRGREAEETKVVARFVRPHVVEQFARPRNGAGDFAFKRDKEDSDEKSKKELMEKLEASESLIKNLQSEVQALKAELEKVKGLKVELESHNRKLTEDLAAAEVKVVSLGGNEKEPNGEHQSPKFKHIQKLIADKLERSIVKKEAIANGGFVEASIPPPTAIPAIPDAPTARKGRKPTPNSCLPPPPPPMPPSIPSRPIAKASNTQRVPAFVKLFHTLKNQEGMKSTTGTVKQQKPVSVNVHSSIVGEIQNRSAHLLAIRADIETKGAFINDLIKKVVEAAYTDIEDVLNFVNWLDGELSSLADERAVLKHFNWPERKADAMREAAVEYRELKLLEQEISSFKDDPEIPCGASLRKMASLLDKSESSIQRLIKLQNSAMRSYQEYKIPTAWMLDSGIMTKIKQASMILVKMYMKRVTMELGSARNSDRSSQESLLLQGMHFAYRAHQFAGGLDAETLCAFEEIRQHVPGHLAGSRELLAGIASS encoded by the exons ATGAAACAAGAGTCACCAGCCTCACCACTGCCATCGTCGCTTCCACAACCATCACCAACAATGACAACAACGAAAAATGTGATCAAGCTTCAGAACAGTTTAACTCCATCACGGTTAAGGCTTCCTTCCAAGTACAGAGAGCCGCCAAAGACTCCACCAGAGGTTGTTGTCAACAATGTGGTGGTGTCAACACCATCAAGGAGAGCCAAGTCTGTGACTCCAGAGTTGAAGCACAATTCAAGGATCAAAAGGGGTCTTGTGCTGAACAAGGCCAAACCCAATGAAGAGGTTGTGGGAACAACTCAAAGGGGTAGGGAAGCTGAAGAGACTAAGGTTGTCGCTCGTTTCGTGAGACCTCATGTTGTGGAACAATTTGCTAGGCCAAGGAATGGGGCTGGGGATTTTGCTTTCAAGAGGGACAAGGAGGACTCTGATGAGAAGAGTAAGAAAGAATTGATGGAGAAGCTCGAGGCGAGTGAGAGTTTGATCAAGAATCTGCAGTCTGAAGTGCAGGCTTTGAAGGCTGAATTGGAGAAAGTTAAGGGCTTGAAAGTGGAGCTGGAGTCTCACAACAGGAAACTCACTGAGGATCTTGCTGCTGCTGAAGTAAAGGTGGTGTCTTTGGGTGGCAATGAGAAG GAGCCAAATGGAGAACATCAGAGCCCCAAGTTTAAACACATTCAGAAACTCATTGCTGACAAATTAGAAAGGTCCATTGTGAAAAAGGAAGCCATTGCAAATGGAGGGTTTGTTGAAGCATCAATTCCACCACCAACTGCAATTCCTGCCATTCCTGATGCCCCAACTGCAAGGAAAGGAAGAAAACCCACTCCCAACTCGTGCCTGCCGCCACCTCCACCACCTATGCCACCATCAATCCCTTCAAGGCCTATAGCAAAAGCGAGTAACACTCAAAGGGTCCCTGCATTTGTGAAACTATTTCACAcattaaagaatcaagaaggGATGAAAAGCACAACAGGGACAGTTAAACAGCAGAAACCGGTATCTGTCAATGTACACAGCAGCATTGTTGGAGAAATTCAAAACCGTTCCGCTCATCTTTTAGCa ATAAGGGCAGACATTGAAACAAAAGGAGCTTTCATTAATGACCTGATAAAAAAGGTGGTAGAAGCAGCCTACACGGATATTGAAGATGTCTTAAATTTTGTCAATTGGCTTGATGGTGAACTCTCGTCATTG GCTGATGAGCGTGCAGTCTTGAAACATTTTAATTGGCCCGAGAGGAAAGCTGATGCTATGCGTGAAGCCGCAGTTGAATATCGCGAACTTAAATTGTTAGAACAAGAGATTTCGTCCTTCAAGGATGACCCAGAAATTCCATGTGGAGCTTCCTTGAGAAAGATGGCCAGCCTATTAGACAA GTCTGAGAGCAGCATACAGAGACTAATCAAGTTGCAAAATTCTGCAATGCGTTCATATCAAGAGTACAAAATTCCAACTGCTTGGATGCTTGATTCAGGAATCATGACCAAG ATAAAGCAGGCTTCTATGATTCTGGTCAAGATGTATATGAAAAGAGTGACAATGGAGCTTGGATCTGCTCGGAACTCAGACAGGTCTAGTCAAGAATCCCTTCTGCTTCAGGGCATGCATTTTGCATATAGAGCTCATCAG TTTGCTGGTGGTCTGGATGCAGAAACTTTGTGTGCTTTTGAAGAGATAAGGCAACATGTACCAGGACACTTGGCAGGTTCTCGAGAACTTTTGGCTGGCATAGCATCATCATGA
- the LOC100809254 gene encoding protein CHUP1, chloroplastic isoform X2, giving the protein MKQESPASPLPSSLPQPSPTMTTTKNVIKLQNSLTPSRLRLPSKYREPPKTPPEVVVNNVVVSTPSRRAKSVTPELKHNSRIKRGLVLNKAKPNEEVVGTTQRGREAEETKVVARFVRPHVVEQFARPRNGAGDFAFKRDKEDSDEKSKKELMEKLEASESLIKNLQSEVQALKAELEKVKGLKVELESHNRKLTEDLAAAEVKVVSLGGNEKEPNGEHQSPKFKHIQKLIADKLERSIVKKEAIANGGFVEASIPPPTAIPAIPDAPTARKGRKPTPNSCLPPPPPPMPPSIPSRPIAKASNTQRVPAFVKLFHTLKNQEGMKSTTGTVKQQKPVSVNVHSSIVGEIQNRSAHLLAIRADIETKGAFINDLIKKVVEAAYTDIEDVLNFVNWLDGELSSLADERAVLKHFNWPERKADAMREAAVEYRELKLLEQEISSFKDDPEIPCGASLRKMASLLDKSESSIQRLIKLQNSAMRSYQEYKIPTAWMLDSGIMTKIKQASMILVKMYMKRVTMELGSARNSDSLLVVWMQKLCVLLKR; this is encoded by the exons ATGAAACAAGAGTCACCAGCCTCACCACTGCCATCGTCGCTTCCACAACCATCACCAACAATGACAACAACGAAAAATGTGATCAAGCTTCAGAACAGTTTAACTCCATCACGGTTAAGGCTTCCTTCCAAGTACAGAGAGCCGCCAAAGACTCCACCAGAGGTTGTTGTCAACAATGTGGTGGTGTCAACACCATCAAGGAGAGCCAAGTCTGTGACTCCAGAGTTGAAGCACAATTCAAGGATCAAAAGGGGTCTTGTGCTGAACAAGGCCAAACCCAATGAAGAGGTTGTGGGAACAACTCAAAGGGGTAGGGAAGCTGAAGAGACTAAGGTTGTCGCTCGTTTCGTGAGACCTCATGTTGTGGAACAATTTGCTAGGCCAAGGAATGGGGCTGGGGATTTTGCTTTCAAGAGGGACAAGGAGGACTCTGATGAGAAGAGTAAGAAAGAATTGATGGAGAAGCTCGAGGCGAGTGAGAGTTTGATCAAGAATCTGCAGTCTGAAGTGCAGGCTTTGAAGGCTGAATTGGAGAAAGTTAAGGGCTTGAAAGTGGAGCTGGAGTCTCACAACAGGAAACTCACTGAGGATCTTGCTGCTGCTGAAGTAAAGGTGGTGTCTTTGGGTGGCAATGAGAAG GAGCCAAATGGAGAACATCAGAGCCCCAAGTTTAAACACATTCAGAAACTCATTGCTGACAAATTAGAAAGGTCCATTGTGAAAAAGGAAGCCATTGCAAATGGAGGGTTTGTTGAAGCATCAATTCCACCACCAACTGCAATTCCTGCCATTCCTGATGCCCCAACTGCAAGGAAAGGAAGAAAACCCACTCCCAACTCGTGCCTGCCGCCACCTCCACCACCTATGCCACCATCAATCCCTTCAAGGCCTATAGCAAAAGCGAGTAACACTCAAAGGGTCCCTGCATTTGTGAAACTATTTCACAcattaaagaatcaagaaggGATGAAAAGCACAACAGGGACAGTTAAACAGCAGAAACCGGTATCTGTCAATGTACACAGCAGCATTGTTGGAGAAATTCAAAACCGTTCCGCTCATCTTTTAGCa ATAAGGGCAGACATTGAAACAAAAGGAGCTTTCATTAATGACCTGATAAAAAAGGTGGTAGAAGCAGCCTACACGGATATTGAAGATGTCTTAAATTTTGTCAATTGGCTTGATGGTGAACTCTCGTCATTG GCTGATGAGCGTGCAGTCTTGAAACATTTTAATTGGCCCGAGAGGAAAGCTGATGCTATGCGTGAAGCCGCAGTTGAATATCGCGAACTTAAATTGTTAGAACAAGAGATTTCGTCCTTCAAGGATGACCCAGAAATTCCATGTGGAGCTTCCTTGAGAAAGATGGCCAGCCTATTAGACAA GTCTGAGAGCAGCATACAGAGACTAATCAAGTTGCAAAATTCTGCAATGCGTTCATATCAAGAGTACAAAATTCCAACTGCTTGGATGCTTGATTCAGGAATCATGACCAAG ATAAAGCAGGCTTCTATGATTCTGGTCAAGATGTATATGAAAAGAGTGACAATGGAGCTTGGATCTGCTCGGAACTCAGACAG TTTGCTGGTGGTCTGGATGCAGAAACTTTGTGTGCTTTTGAAGAGATAA
- the LOC100816197 gene encoding probably inactive leucine-rich repeat receptor-like protein kinase At5g48380 codes for MKATDNFGKSNIIGTGRSGTAYKAVLHDGTSVMVKRLQESQHSEKEFPSEMNILGSVKHCNLVSLLGFCVAKKERFLVYKNMPNGTLHGQLHPAAGACTMDWPLRLKIAIGEAKGLAWLNHSSNPRIIHQNISSKCILLDADFEPKFFYFGLARLMNPIDTHLSTFVNGEFRDLGYVVPEYTKTLVATPKGDIYSFGTVLFELVTGERSTHVSKAPKTFKGNLVEWIQQQSSNAKLHEAIDESLVG; via the coding sequence ATGAAGGCTACTGATAACTTCGGCAAAAGCAATATTATTGGGACTGGAAGATCAGGAACTGCTTACAAAGCTGTCCTtcatgatggcacatcagtcaTGGTTAAGAGATTGCAGGAATCTCAACATTCAGAGAAAGAATTTCCATCTGAGATGAATATACTAGGGTCTGTCAAACATTGTAACTTGGTTTCACTTTTAGGTTTTTGCGTGGCTAAAAAGGAGAGGTTTTTGGTTTATAAAAATATGCCAAATGGTACCCTCCATGGTCAACTACACCCTGCTGCTGGTGCATGCACCATGGATTGGCCTCTAAGGCTCAAAATTGCAATTGGAGAAGCCAAGGGATTAGCATGGCTGAATCATAGTAGCAATCCTCGCATTATCCACCAAAACATAAGCTCTAAGTGCATCTTGTTGGATGCTGATTTTGAgcccaaatttttttattttggtcttgCTAGATTGATGAATCCAATTGATACACATTTGAGTACTTTTGTGAATGGGGAGTTTAGGGATTTAGGTTATGTTGTTCCTGAATATACAAAAACTTTGGTGGCTACTCCTAAAGGGGATATTTATAGCTTCGGGACCGTGCTTTTCGAGTTGGTGACAGGTGAAAGATCTACCCATGTGTCTAAAGCTCCAAAAACTTTTAAAGGAAATTTGGTAGAATGGATTCAACAGCAATCTAGCAATGCAAAACTCCATGAAGCCATTGATGAATCACTAGTTGGGTAG